From one Triticum aestivum cultivar Chinese Spring chromosome 4B, IWGSC CS RefSeq v2.1, whole genome shotgun sequence genomic stretch:
- the LOC123091977 gene encoding uncharacterized protein: MDSQGGGASRPCQGWHTLDDNPLGQIVSRSGFLTSARLSGTCTKYFKGVHKYAWEKAMLVGLRCVLEDEDVSLGVSPVRCGRSCKLKPLEMPMLRGTHILSDEQVRLGASGDWLAYVWEGSNINLYNIYNGDTVPIKPLSNIGISHAMGHRMNWYDGTTVRLKKIAIPKSLIRSSANQNYTLIAVFDIAIAFTNPAHGDQRWTMLSAADLLPYEYKDVLLLSNRIFAVANQATCLWDTSYGN, encoded by the exons ATGGATTCGCAAGGCGGTGGTGCTTCTCGTCCTTGTCAAGGTTGGCATACCTTGGACGACAATCCTTTGGGACAAATCGTAAGTCGCTCTGGCTTCCTCACATCCGCAAGACTTAGCGGTACTTGCACCAAATATTTTAAGGGGGTGCATAAATATGCGTGGGAGAAGGCCATGCTAGTTGGCCTGCGATGCGTCCTCGaggacgaggatgtttccttgggggtctctccagtgcggtgtggccgtagttgcaagttgaagccccttgagatgccgatgttgaggggcactcatattttgtccgatgagcag gttaggcttggtgccagtggagattggcttgcatatgtatgggaAGGTAGCAACATCAATTTgtacaacatttacaacggtgacaccgttcccataaaacctttgtccaacattgggatcagccatgcaatgggccatcgcatgaattggtatgatggaaccacagtgagattgaagaagatagcaatcccGAAATCCCTGATAAGGTCATCCGCCAACCAAAATTAcactctcatcgcggtgttcgacattgCGATTGCTTTCACGAACCCTGCACATGGCgatcaaaggtggaccatgctgtcagcggccgatttgttgccgtatgaGTACAAAGACGTtctgctcctttctaaccgcatcttcgcggtggcAAACCAGGCGACTTGtttatgggacacatcctacg gaaactga